A section of the Dehalobacter sp. DCM genome encodes:
- a CDS encoding methyl-accepting chemotaxis protein — translation MTLRKQIQIILLVFTLIPVLAGSLISYYLVSKDLAKIEQEQVLFSQQANERTVDFLADRIRQGVNSYGFWEDAYNAVQSKDLAWINEQLVSVAAEDYSLNFVAVCDKSGKVIDSIGTEKFSPNVLNDPLLQRVAHGQEKIVNGLYQASGKLALVAVCQILNNNGEGSPSGYLIFGQYLTEAHLKTVTQLTGAEVMIYLLDGKPSLTTNKDLTGMIKDINAPPIELNYKNANYLTSFTVLKDINGQPVAKQGTIIAAQASAKAKQNMVVTNIVIILVCLVVAIGGGYIVSRQMVKPLGTVSNLLNYIGEGDFQHKYEDKIQGEIGDMVKAYNLMVGNLSELIKVTKESAGQVTGSLETVLQHTDQLSRTSEDIREGIQEVALASESSLDKTRISTRDIENMAVGITEISAASSDVLVLAKEAQKASENGHYAMREIQFQMDVLTEKAQKTGVAVQALGETSQRIRNIINTITDIAERTNLLALNAAIESARAGESGRGFAVVADEIRKLAEGSARSTQEIQQLILEINTNIEETIDLMLGQTQVIHQSAAEVEKAGRVFDTIEQTFNTVKVKVEGISYRTVELVGKGNNVVKEVEAAERNAQLVMDRATVINDAADIQMSTMTETVQHVEELSAMASRLEELADKFRIG, via the coding sequence ATGACGTTACGGAAGCAGATCCAGATTATTCTATTGGTTTTTACGCTTATTCCGGTATTAGCAGGCAGTCTGATCAGCTATTATCTTGTGAGCAAAGATCTTGCCAAGATCGAACAGGAACAAGTGTTGTTCTCCCAACAAGCCAATGAGAGGACCGTTGATTTCTTAGCCGACAGAATCAGGCAGGGCGTGAACTCTTATGGGTTCTGGGAAGATGCTTATAATGCAGTTCAAAGCAAAGACCTTGCTTGGATCAATGAACAGTTGGTTAGCGTTGCGGCCGAAGATTATAGTTTGAATTTTGTTGCAGTTTGCGATAAATCCGGTAAAGTAATTGATAGCATCGGTACTGAGAAATTCAGCCCCAACGTGCTTAACGATCCGTTGCTGCAAAGGGTAGCTCATGGTCAAGAGAAAATTGTTAATGGTCTTTATCAAGCATCGGGTAAGCTGGCCCTTGTCGCTGTCTGCCAAATATTAAACAATAATGGAGAAGGATCCCCTTCAGGTTATTTGATTTTTGGTCAATATTTAACAGAAGCGCATCTGAAGACAGTTACACAGCTTACGGGCGCTGAAGTAATGATATATCTGCTTGATGGGAAGCCTTCGTTAACAACGAATAAAGATTTAACTGGGATGATTAAGGATATCAATGCCCCGCCAATAGAATTAAACTATAAGAATGCAAACTATTTAACGTCATTCACTGTCCTGAAGGATATCAATGGACAGCCGGTTGCCAAGCAGGGTACTATCATAGCAGCTCAAGCCAGTGCCAAAGCAAAACAAAATATGGTCGTTACCAATATTGTTATTATACTTGTTTGTTTGGTGGTTGCCATCGGCGGCGGTTATATCGTATCAAGGCAGATGGTCAAGCCGTTGGGAACCGTATCCAACCTCTTGAACTATATTGGCGAAGGTGATTTTCAGCATAAGTATGAAGATAAGATCCAAGGCGAGATTGGCGATATGGTCAAAGCCTATAATTTAATGGTTGGAAACTTAAGCGAATTGATCAAAGTTACCAAAGAGAGTGCAGGCCAAGTTACCGGCTCATTGGAGACGGTTTTACAGCATACAGATCAATTATCGAGAACAAGTGAAGATATTCGCGAAGGTATTCAAGAAGTTGCCCTGGCTTCGGAATCAAGCCTGGATAAGACGCGGATTTCGACTAGAGATATTGAAAATATGGCTGTGGGTATAACAGAGATTTCTGCTGCGTCAAGTGATGTTCTTGTCTTAGCTAAAGAAGCTCAAAAGGCGTCTGAGAATGGGCATTATGCGATGCGGGAAATTCAATTCCAGATGGACGTGTTAACCGAGAAAGCACAGAAGACTGGGGTTGCAGTCCAAGCACTGGGTGAAACTTCCCAGAGAATTCGTAATATTATTAATACAATCACAGACATAGCAGAAAGAACCAATTTGTTAGCCCTGAATGCAGCGATAGAATCGGCCAGAGCCGGAGAAAGCGGCAGAGGATTTGCCGTTGTTGCCGATGAAATACGCAAGTTGGCGGAGGGGTCGGCACGCTCTACGCAGGAAATACAGCAGCTTATCCTTGAGATTAACACGAATATTGAAGAAACCATCGATTTGATGCTCGGACAAACGCAGGTCATCCACCAGAGTGCGGCAGAAGTTGAGAAGGCTGGAAGAGTCTTTGATACCATCGAGCAGACGTTTAATACCGTTAAGGTAAAGGTTGAAGGAATCTCGTATCGAACCGTCGAGCTTGTCGGTAAGGGCAATAATGTTGTTAAAGAGGTAGAAGCCGCCGAACGTAACGCCCAGCTGGTTATGGACAGAGCAACAGTTATCAATGATGCTGCAGATATACAAATGTCAACGATGACGGAAACAGTCCAGCATGTCGAAGAGCTAAGTGCGATGGCATCTCGGTTGGAGGAACTTGCCGATAAATTCAGGATAGGATAA